The genomic region CGAGCTGCTGCGCCTCGACGCCGGCGCGGCCGACCGGCGACGTAAGCAGGCCGAGCGGGGAGCCGACGTCACCCTCCGCCCGGAACGGGACGGGATGGCCGAGCTGTCGGTGTTCCTGCCGCACCCGATGGCGGCCACCATCCACCAGACCCTGGACCACTACGCCCGCCTCGCCAAGGTCGCCGGCGACGACCACCCGCTCGGTCAACTGCGTGTCGGGGTGCTCTACGACCTGGTGACCCGTCCCTGGGACACCAGCCGAGCACCGGTCACCGCCCACGTCACCGTGCTCGCCCGGCTGGACACTCTCCACGCCGCGGCCGCCGGACACGATGCGTGCGCCACCGCCCACCTGCCCAGCGACCACCTGCGCGCCGACCCACCGTCAGCCGCAGCGAATCCGACCGATGAACCGGGTGCGGGTGCCGGTTGTCCTCCGGCCGCCGGTGGTGACGGGTGTGGACGCGTGGAGCCCGCCGAGGTGGACGGGCAGCCGATCACCGCCGCCCACCTGCGCGAGCTGCTCGAACAACTCGACGCCCTCTGCCCGGGCGGCCTGCAGGCCCCGGCCGGGGGCAACCTGACCATCGCGCTCACCGACCCGGTCAGCGGCGCCCTGCGGGCGACCGTCACCCGCGCCGAACTGGAGCGGCTGGCCCGCCGTGGCTGCCCCGACCACCCCGCCGGCGACTGCGGCTGCCCGCTGCTGGACAGGCCTCCACCGGTGGACCGCTACCGGCACACCCCGGCCCAGGAACGGTTCCTCACCACCCGCGACCGCACCTGCCGCCACCCCGGCTGCCACAACAAGGCCGCCTGGGCCGACCTCGACCACGTCCTCCCCCACGCCGACGGCGGAGAGACCGCCTGCGAGAACCTCTGCTGCCTGTGCCGCCGACACCACCGGCTCAAGACCCACGCCCCCGGCTGGTCCTTCACCATGGCCCCCGACGGCACCCTCACCGTCACCACACCCAGCGGCATCACCCGCGTCACCCGACCACCCGGCCTCGCCGAACCCGACGACCCGGACGACGAACCACCACCGTTCTGACGTCACAGGGCAGGCCGGGCGCCAGGGGCGGCTGCCGTGGAACAAGGCTGGCGCTCGTACTGGCTGACGCGAGTTCGGTAGAAGGCGTGCTTTGAGCGATGAGCCCCGGCGACGCCGCTGCGGAATTGACCAGACCGGATGAGACCTGCGCCGATCAGGCTCAGCAGCCGCTAGGGATCTTCCGGACCTACCGCCGGGGCAAGGCGCTCACGTGCGGCCGCGAGCAGTTCGCTGTAGCGGGGATCGATGGTCTCGACCAGCGTCCGCTCCAGCGCGCCGGCCAGCTGCAACAAAGCGCCCAGTTCGCCGCGGTGCGTGAAGGGGAGGTCCGCCCAGTCCTCTTCCTCGCGCTGGGTCAACCACTCGAACAAGACCAGCGCGACGTCATGTGACAGCTCCATCTCCTAGTCGCGGGAGGCGAGCGACCCTTCTGATCCGGTGCGCCGCCACTTTCGAGGGACGACCCGCCAGATCCCATCGCGTCGCCTCGGGCCTTGCACCGTCTCGCAGGGCTGAGGCTGTGCCTCTGCGAGAGGCATCGACTCCTGGACCATTTCGCACCTCGGCTGTCGGACTCAACCTGCCGTGACCTCGCCGAGCCACGACATCGCGGCCGCGGCGACGACGTCGACGTTGCGCTTCAGCGAGTGGTCGCCGGGGACGGCGTAGACCGAGGCGCCGGCCTGCCCCGTGAGTGCTGCAGCCACCTCCGCCGGCCCACCGAAGGCGTCGGTCTCGCCCTGGATCACGACCAGCGGCACGGGGACGGCGGTCAGCTCGACGGCGCGGCTCTTCTCCGGCTTGCCGGGCGGGTGCAGCGGGAACGCGAGCGCCAGCACACCTGCGGCGCCCTGGTCGGCCGCCGTCCGGCACGCCACACGGGCGCCGGCGCTGCGCCCGCCCAGCACCAGGGGACCGGTGAGGAGGTCGCCCGCCCGGAGGTGGTCGAGCACCGCCCGCCAGCCCTCGTCGAGCGTCGGCGGCGCGGCGGCGATCCGCTTCCCCGCGACCCGCCACGGCTGCTCGACCCGCACCACCCGCCAGCCGGCTCCAGCCGCCTCCGTGGCCACCTGCACCAGGTCCGCCGACTCCACGCCGCCGCCGGCTCCGTGGCCCAGGACGAGCGTCCCGCTGCTCCCGCCCGTCGTGACGTGCGCCCGCGCCGGGCCGTGCGGGGTCCCGATGTCGTGCACCTCGGTCATGCGGCAGGCAGGGCCAGGAGCGCGTCGACGGCGGCGGCGAGTCCGCCTGCCTCGATGTGGGCCGGCTCGTACACCGCCGGGTAGACCCGCTCGCTCCGTGGGAACCAGGCGCCGGTGAGCCCGGCCCGCTGCGCGCCCAGCACGTCCCAGCCGTGCGCGGCGACCAGCGCCATGCGGTCGGGAGCGACGCCGCAGGTGCCGGCCGCCCACAGGTAGACCTCGCGGGCCGGCTTCCACGCCCGGATGGCCTCGCTGGAGAGGCTGCGCTGCACCAGCGGGGTGATCCCGCCGCGGGCCAGGCCTGCCTCCGCGACGCCCGGTGAGCCGTGGGTCAGGGTGACCACCCGGAGGCCGACCTCCACCAGCCGGCGCAGCGCGGGCTCGACGTCCGGGTGCGGGGCCAGTTCGCCGAAGGCCTCGATGACGCGGCCGCGCGCGCCGGCGTCCAGCTCGGAATCTTGGGCGAGCGCGGAGTCGAAGGCGTCGCGGAACCGGCACCAGGTGCCGGATGCCGCCGCCGCGAAACCGGTCAGCAGCGTGCGGGCGAAGACGGTCGGCAGCAGGGTCTCCGGTTGCCCGGCCTCCACCAGGGTGGCGCGGACGGGCGCCAGGTCCAGCAGTGTCTCGTTGACGTCGAACGCGACGACCTCGGGCCGGACCCGGGTCACGACGTCTGGTCGCGTTCGTCGGCGGGCAGGCCGGCGCCCGCCGTGGGCGGGCGCCGCAACTTGCCGCTGGCCTTGCGATAGACGAACCAGGCCACGGCGAGGACGACGGCGGCGACCAGCGCGTAGTCCAGGTACTTGAGGTTGTCGCGCACGAAGTCGCCGGCGGCCACGCCCAGCCCGATGAGCACGCTGTTCCAGATCAGGCTGCCGGCGGTGGTGAACAGCAGGAACTGCCCCAACGGCATCCGGACGACACCGGCCGGCACCGAGATGAAGCTCCGCACGATCGGCACCATGCGGCCGAAGAAGACCGCCGAGCGGCCGTGCCGTTGGAACCACGCGAAGGTCCTGTCGACGTCCTCGGTCTCGACCAGCGGCAGCCGGTCGAGGAAGGCGTGCGAGCGGCGCGGGCCCAGCGCCCGGCCGACGTAGTAGAAGAAGATCGCGCCCAGGACCGAGCCCAGGGTGGCGAAGAGCACCACCGGGACGACCGACATCCGGCCCTCGTTGATCAGCACCCCGGCCAGCCCGAGCACCGCCTCGCTGGGGATCGGCGGGATGACGGTCTCCGCGAGGATGCTCAACCCCACGCCGACGGCACCCAGCCTGTCGACCAGGTCGAGCAGGAAACCGGTGATCCCGCCCTCGTCGGATGCGGTGGCGGCGAGGAGCGACATGGCCTCCACGGTATCTGCGGGTACCGGGAGCCGCCGGGCCCCGCAGGGATGCCGGCACTAGGTTCGGGTGCCATGCCGCTCCGCTTCACCGCCCGCGCCGCCGTCATCGGGGATCGCGCCGGAACCGTCGTCCCCGACGCCGTCGTCGACGTCGCGGACGGGCGGATCAGCTGGGTGGGACCGGCCGCGGAGGCGCCGCCGCCCGGGGAGGCCGAGCTGGTCGAACTGCCCGGACTGCTCATGCCGGGGCTGGTCAACACCCACTCCCACGCACCGATGGTGCTGTTCCGCGGCCAGGGGGAGGGTCTGCCGCTGGACCGCTGGCTGCAGGAGGTCATGTGGCCGCGCGAGGCGCGGCTGACCGCCGACGACGTCGAGGTCGCCATGACCGCCGCGTCCGCGGAGATGCTGGGCAACGGGGTGACCACCAGCGTCGAGATGTACTTCCACCCGGAACGGATCGCGGCCGCCGTCGGCACCACCGGCGCCCGCGTGATCATCGCCACCCCGCTGATCCCGTTGCCGGGCATGCCGCCGTTCGAGGAACAGCTGCGGACCGCCGTCGGCCTGGCCGCCGGCGCCCCGGACGACGGCACCGTCGAGTTCGGCATAGGACCGCACGCCGCGTACACGGTGCCGCTGCCGGTGCTGCGGGAGGCGGCCGCCGCCGCACGGGAGCACGGGCTGCTCCTGCACCTGCACGTGGCCGAGACCGCCACGGAGGGCGCGGACCTGCTCGCCGTCCACGGACTGTCGGTGCCGGCGCTGCTGGCCGCGCACGACGTCCTCGGTGGCCGGGTGCTGGCCGCGCACTGCGTCCACATGGACGGCGGCGACCTCGAGCTGTGGTCGGAGTACGACGTCGCCGTCGCTCACTGCCCGGCGAGCAACGCGAAGCTGGCCAGCGGCATCGCGCCGCTGCGCGCCATGCTCGACCGCGGCATCAGGGTGGGGATGGGCACCGACGGGCCGGCGTCCAACGACGGTCTGGACCTGCTCGCCGACCTGCGACTCACGGCGTCGATCGCGCGGCTGGCGGGCCGCTCGGCGACGGCGCTGACCGCGGCCGAAGCGATCTGGCTGGCCACGGGCGCCGCCGCCGACGCCGTCGGCCGACCGGACCTGGGACAGCTGTCGGCCGGTCGCCGGGCCGACCTGGTGCACGTCGACACCCGCGACCTGGTCTTCGAGCCGGTCGGCGACCCGGCCGACCTGCTGGCGCACCTGGTGTGGTCCGGCTCTGGACGGCACGTCCGGGACGTGTGGGTCGGCGGGCGGCACGTCGTGCGGGACGGCGCATCGACGACGGTGGACACCGAGGCGCTTCGGCGCGACGTCGCCGAGCGGGCCGCCCGGCTGGCGGCTGGGGGATGAGCGCCGACCGGGTCGCCGCGCTCGGCCGGACCTCCTCCACGCGCTGCGGTACTCGTCCTCGCCGTCGACCGCGGGGACGACGGTGATACCGCGCGGACGAGGTCCGCGCACCCGGCAGAGTTCTCAACCGATGGGTTGACTACGGCAGCGAGTCGGCCTACCGTCTTATTCAACCGGAAGGTTGAGCACGAGGGGGGCGACGTGGTGGCTGATCCGCTTACCCGGGTGTTCTCGGCGCTGGCCGACCCCACCCGGCGGGACATCGTCGCGCGACTCGCGATCGGTGACGCCACGGTGAGCGAGCTCGCCGTCCCCTTCGACGTGAGTCTCCAGGCCGTGTCCAAGCACCTGAAGGTGCTCGAGGACGCCGGTCTGGTGAGCCGGAGCCGGGAGGCCCAGCGCCGCCCGGTCCACCTCGAGGCGGAGGTGTTCGACCTGATGACCACGTGGATCGAGCGCTACCGCCGTCGCGCCGAGGCGCGTTACCGCCGCCTCGACGACGTCCTCCGGTCCATGCCGGATGAGCCGACACCCATCGCACCCCAGGAAGGAACACCGTCATGACCAGCAGTCAGACGCGGCACCGCGAGACCGAGATCGCCGCCGACCCCGACGTCCCGCTCATCCGGATCACCCGCGAGTTCGACGCGCCGAGGGAGAAGGTCTTCCGCGCGCACGTCGACCCGCAGCTGGTGGCGCAGTGGCTCGGCCCGGACAGCACCCGGACCCGCATCGACCAGTGGGACTGCCGCACCGGCGGCTCGTACCGCTACGTCTCCATCCACGAGGGCACCGAGTACGGCTTCTACGGCAGCTTCCACGAGGTGCGCCCCGACGAGCTGATCGTCCAGACGTTCACCTTCGAGGGCATGCCCGACGGCGTCGCGCTGGAGAAGCTGGCCGTCGAGGACCTCGGCGACGGCCGCAGCCGGCTCACGACGACGTCCCTCTGCGACTCCTTCGCCGACCGCGACGCCATGCTCGCCAGCGGCATGGACGTCGGCGTCACCGAGGGCTACGCGAAGCTGGACGACATCCTCGCCCGCGGCTGACCGCCCCGCTCGGAGGCGCGAAGGGTTCGTGGGGGTTCCTCGCCGCGGGCCCTTCCGTCACGCCCGCAGCGAGATGGTGTCGCCGCGGCCGACGGTGCGCAGCTGCCCGGGGAGCTCCCGGCGCCCGACCTCCGCGACGAAGTCGCCGAGCGGGCTCCGGAACCGGTCGTAGTCGTCGTAGTGGACCGGCACGGTGACCGGGGGCTTCAGCAGCTCCACCAGGTCCGCGCCCTGCCGGGCGTCCATCGTCACCGTGAGGCCGAGCGCCTTGGTGCCGCCGAGGTGGGGGATGAGGACGTCGAGCGGCCCGCACCGTTCCAGGACCTCACCCAGGAAGGGCCGGTAGAGGGTGTCGCCGCTGACGTAGCCGCGCCAGCTGACCTCCCCTCCCCGCACCAGCTCGATCACGCTACCCATCACCTGTGGCAGCACGCGGGCGAGCGGGCCGGGGCCGTGGACGCCGGGGACCGAGGTGATCCGCAGGGTGTCGGTGTCGCGGGTGAATTCGTGGGTCTGCCACGACTGGAGGTCGGCGGTGGCGGTGAAACCGCGGCCGGCCAGGTACTTCGCCGCCTCGGGCGTGGTGACCACCGGGATCTCCTTGGGCAGCGACCTCGTGGCGATGCGGTCCCAGTGGTCGCCGTGCATGTGCGAGAGCAGGATGCCGTCGAGCGCCGGCAGCTGGGTCGGCTGCAGCGCGGGCTCGGTCAGCCGCTTGGCGCGCAGGCCGTAGCCCAGGTGCGCCCGCTGGCCGCGGTGCAGGAAGTTCGGATCGGTGAGCAGCGTGAACGGGCCGATGCGCAGCAGCATCGTGGCCGTCCCGCCGAAGGTCATGGTGACGTCGTCCGCGTCGTCGCGACCGGGTTGCCCTGTGGGGCGCGCGTCCGTCGGTTGTGCCATGTCCACCTCCTGAGGTCCGGTGGTCTCCATGCCCCGGGTGGGATCCGTGCAACCCGACGCCGGCGGACCGGCGCGCCCGCTGCCGGGCGACGACACTGGCGCCATGCCCTCGCTCCTGAGACGCCTCCGTGCGACCTGGCACGGATTCGCCGACCGCTCCCGGCCGGTGCACCCCGAGACGGCTCGCGCGCTGCGCGAACGCTGGGCGGCCCTGCCCGCGCACGTGCAGACCCCGGCCCAGACGCTCGGCCGGCACGCCGTCGGCTGCGAGGGCACCCATGGCGTCTTCCCCAAGTGCAACCTCACCTGCACGCCCTGCTACCACTCGGCCGACGCCAACAAGGTGCGGGTCGACGGCGGGCACACGCTGCGCGAGATCGAGTCGCAGATGTCCTTCCTGCGCGAGCGGCGGGGGCCCTACGCCCACGCCCAGCTGATCGGCGGCGAGGTCAGCCTGCTCTCCCCCGACGACCACGCAGCCGCCCTGCAGGCCATGCGCGACCACGGCCGCTCCCCGATGTCGATGACGCACGGCGACTTCGACCCCGAGTACCTGCGCGACCTGGTCACCGGCCCCGACGGGACGCTGCGCTTCGACCGGATCAGCTTCGCCGCCCACGTCGACTCCCTGATGCGCGGCCGGCGCGGCGCGGTGCGCCCGAGGAGCGAGGCCGAGCTGCACCCCTTCAGGCAGCAGTTCGTGCAGATGTTCCGCGACCTGCGCGCCGCGACCGGCCTGCGCTACTACCTGGCGCACAACATGACCGTCACGCCGGCCAACCTCGGCCAGGTGGCCGAGACGGTCCGCGCCGTCCTGCCCATGGGCTTCTCGATGATGAGCTTCCAGCCGGCCGCCCACGTCGGCGACGA from Blastococcus colisei harbors:
- a CDS encoding radical SAM domain-containing protein; this encodes MPSLLRRLRATWHGFADRSRPVHPETARALRERWAALPAHVQTPAQTLGRHAVGCEGTHGVFPKCNLTCTPCYHSADANKVRVDGGHTLREIESQMSFLRERRGPYAHAQLIGGEVSLLSPDDHAAALQAMRDHGRSPMSMTHGDFDPEYLRDLVTGPDGTLRFDRISFAAHVDSLMRGRRGAVRPRSEAELHPFRQQFVQMFRDLRAATGLRYYLAHNMTVTPANLGQVAETVRAVLPMGFSMMSFQPAAHVGDDRRWKESYTAVDADAVWAELEKGLGQRIAHEGIEFGDPRCNRLAFGFLAGGRWTPFVDPDSAADRAARERFFAHWGGLAFSGTPPLLLLVKIARVLRHHPDDAAVAARWFARLLRRAGGLRHLVRAARAGTLGLMTFEVHSFMDAADVGPAWELMQQGVESDDPRIRATQERLAACTYSMAHPETGQLVPACAQHSVLDVTENAQLRRLLPLTVVG
- a CDS encoding ArsR/SmtB family transcription factor; the protein is MADPLTRVFSALADPTRRDIVARLAIGDATVSELAVPFDVSLQAVSKHLKVLEDAGLVSRSREAQRRPVHLEAEVFDLMTTWIERYRRRAEARYRRLDDVLRSMPDEPTPIAPQEGTPS
- a CDS encoding amidohydrolase family protein, producing MPLRFTARAAVIGDRAGTVVPDAVVDVADGRISWVGPAAEAPPPGEAELVELPGLLMPGLVNTHSHAPMVLFRGQGEGLPLDRWLQEVMWPREARLTADDVEVAMTAASAEMLGNGVTTSVEMYFHPERIAAAVGTTGARVIIATPLIPLPGMPPFEEQLRTAVGLAAGAPDDGTVEFGIGPHAAYTVPLPVLREAAAAAREHGLLLHLHVAETATEGADLLAVHGLSVPALLAAHDVLGGRVLAAHCVHMDGGDLELWSEYDVAVAHCPASNAKLASGIAPLRAMLDRGIRVGMGTDGPASNDGLDLLADLRLTASIARLAGRSATALTAAEAIWLATGAAADAVGRPDLGQLSAGRRADLVHVDTRDLVFEPVGDPADLLAHLVWSGSGRHVRDVWVGGRHVVRDGASTTVDTEALRRDVAERAARLAAGG
- a CDS encoding MBL fold metallo-hydrolase; this encodes MAQPTDARPTGQPGRDDADDVTMTFGGTATMLLRIGPFTLLTDPNFLHRGQRAHLGYGLRAKRLTEPALQPTQLPALDGILLSHMHGDHWDRIATRSLPKEIPVVTTPEAAKYLAGRGFTATADLQSWQTHEFTRDTDTLRITSVPGVHGPGPLARVLPQVMGSVIELVRGGEVSWRGYVSGDTLYRPFLGEVLERCGPLDVLIPHLGGTKALGLTVTMDARQGADLVELLKPPVTVPVHYDDYDRFRSPLGDFVAEVGRRELPGQLRTVGRGDTISLRA
- a CDS encoding DedA family protein, yielding MSLLAATASDEGGITGFLLDLVDRLGAVGVGLSILAETVIPPIPSEAVLGLAGVLINEGRMSVVPVVLFATLGSVLGAIFFYYVGRALGPRRSHAFLDRLPLVETEDVDRTFAWFQRHGRSAVFFGRMVPIVRSFISVPAGVVRMPLGQFLLFTTAGSLIWNSVLIGLGVAAGDFVRDNLKYLDYALVAAVVLAVAWFVYRKASGKLRRPPTAGAGLPADERDQTS
- a CDS encoding HAD-IA family hydrolase; translation: MTRVRPEVVAFDVNETLLDLAPVRATLVEAGQPETLLPTVFARTLLTGFAAAASGTWCRFRDAFDSALAQDSELDAGARGRVIEAFGELAPHPDVEPALRRLVEVGLRVVTLTHGSPGVAEAGLARGGITPLVQRSLSSEAIRAWKPAREVYLWAAGTCGVAPDRMALVAAHGWDVLGAQRAGLTGAWFPRSERVYPAVYEPAHIEAGGLAAAVDALLALPAA
- a CDS encoding HNH endonuclease signature motif containing protein, producing MFEGGGFGVGVTVTSLDVAPWPEEVLPPGVVARPTRLGEMLPVASRTDAEIAAELQRIQQMEARLAAYTVELVTEMSARRPDTLDRQIGEPGAASPDWAPGPGLEPAPGVSEFFADELAMILNCSRTAATKLADTAALLTQRLPVTWAALADGQLDWPRARALAAELMDPARDVEPQVIAEVEAAVLPRANRLSIRGLQAAARAELLRLDAGAADRRRKQAERGADVTLRPERDGMAELSVFLPHPMAATIHQTLDHYARLAKVAGDDHPLGQLRVGVLYDLVTRPWDTSRAPVTAHVTVLARLDTLHAAAAGHDACATAHLPSDHLRADPPSAAANPTDEPGAGAGCPPAAGGDGCGRVEPAEVDGQPITAAHLRELLEQLDALCPGGLQAPAGGNLTIALTDPVSGALRATVTRAELERLARRGCPDHPAGDCGCPLLDRPPPVDRYRHTPAQERFLTTRDRTCRHPGCHNKAAWADLDHVLPHADGGETACENLCCLCRRHHRLKTHAPGWSFTMAPDGTLTVTTPSGITRVTRPPGLAEPDDPDDEPPPF
- a CDS encoding alpha/beta family hydrolase, translated to MTEVHDIGTPHGPARAHVTTGGSSGTLVLGHGAGGGVESADLVQVATEAAGAGWRVVRVEQPWRVAGKRIAAAPPTLDEGWRAVLDHLRAGDLLTGPLVLGGRSAGARVACRTAADQGAAGVLALAFPLHPPGKPEKSRAVELTAVPVPLVVIQGETDAFGGPAEVAAALTGQAGASVYAVPGDHSLKRNVDVVAAAAMSWLGEVTAG
- a CDS encoding SRPBCC family protein, giving the protein MTSSQTRHRETEIAADPDVPLIRITREFDAPREKVFRAHVDPQLVAQWLGPDSTRTRIDQWDCRTGGSYRYVSIHEGTEYGFYGSFHEVRPDELIVQTFTFEGMPDGVALEKLAVEDLGDGRSRLTTTSLCDSFADRDAMLASGMDVGVTEGYAKLDDILARG